A genomic window from Rattus norvegicus strain BN/NHsdMcwi chromosome 9, GRCr8, whole genome shotgun sequence includes:
- the LOC134480557 gene encoding tetra-peptide repeat homeobox-like protein, whose amino-acid sequence MERSPRSLTSYTLGPLDQKYSWERLWELEQDFKREPYPDLKAQKFMATRLKLKEGQIGAWFIQRSLEQEMCPPLTRLQQSARGNTSSASHKALCCQPPSWKSRLIPINAPESSASCKHSC is encoded by the coding sequence atggaaagatctccgcgATCTCTAACTTCCTACACCCTGGGCCCCCTTGACCAGAAGTACAGTTGGGAGCGGCTTTGGGAGCTGGAGCAAGACTTCAAGAGGGAACCATACCCAGACCTCAAGGCTCAAAAGTTCATGGCCACCAGACTCAAATTGAAGGAGGGACAAATTGGGGCTTGGTTCATCCAGCGATCCTTGGAGCAGGAGATGTGTCCTCCCTTGACCAGGCTGCAGCAGTCTGCCCGGGGCAATACCTCTTCTGCTTCCCACAAAGCCCTCTGCTGCCAGCCGCCAAGCTGGAAGTCCAGGCTCATTCCCATCAACGCCCCTGAATCCTCAGCCAGCTGTAAGCACAGCTGCTGA